A genomic stretch from Arvicanthis niloticus isolate mArvNil1 chromosome 12, mArvNil1.pat.X, whole genome shotgun sequence includes:
- the Dtx3l gene encoding E3 ubiquitin-protein ligase DTX3L, with protein sequence MASSPDPPSPLLVRLRESIPRAHRKLEIYFQSRASGGGECSVQAVGPSAPDTFEVKFLKKSDKENVLKKRDHQMLVGEKPVTIVLETIKKPVEDLRPRLPSLTQPAETPSPRHLSLTQPAETPSPRHLSLTQPAETPSSRPPSLTESLNEALCDEMYLGDDHVFNSVDSVVQKVFLAVTAELNCDLLSKEQRAYITTVCPHVKSMEGRDGIKKVCGNFKDIEKIYQFLSAQLMESEQKGKYAPQRYTPSDVEREPPDPSSFEVSVLLLEYFKHIYPGRIEAIEKKFGVNIVIQESAPSMVSIGFTSSQSGNLEEASRAFVRGFQKCTQSLKQDCISLEEHQRAKEVRQELSRCFPKLLIKAQGRKLTLLGSSADVSAATQKVSQTLVLTPVKVTTSGYMSGIEVDSTRFKLLEPELLQEISEIEWKFNMCVTVLEKGQKTSILFVPKDKELDLSVQSYTSFTDAFQHAMCQLRTEVMSLKQLGKERACLHKTKFADDLRKKHPHVHFVISQESVTLTGLPNHLAQAMQSVSKRTGLSLSSGEKLAMDHETPMEINRDDSNVALPPPGGSASSPAASKGNKDEDNCVICMDTISDKYVLDKCKHEFCASCISKAMSIKPVCPVCLTSYGVQKGNQPEGTMTHAIQKESLPGYEGCGTIVIHYIMSAGTQTNKHPSPGKAYPGTHRIAYLPDNTEGRKVLDLLREAFKHKLTFTIGYSRALGVSDVITWNDIHHKTQKFGGPENFGYPDPDYLKRVKEELKAKGIE encoded by the exons ATGGCCTCCAGTCCCGACCCGCCGTCCCCGTTACTCGTTCGGCTGCGGGAGTCCATCCCCCGGGCGCATAGGAAGCTAGAGATATACTTCCAGAGCCGGGCCTCGGGAGGCGGGGAGTGTTCGGTTCAGGCCGTGGGCCCCAGCGCCCCGGACACCTTCGAGGTGAAGTTCCTAAAAAAATCAG ATAAGGAGAACGTGTTGAAAAAGAGAGACCACCAGATGTTAGTTGGTGAGAAACCTGTGACCATTGTCCTGGAAACTATTAAAAAGCCAGTAGAGGACCTGAGACCCAGACTTCCATCCTTGACACAACCAGCTGAGACACCAAGCCCCAGACATCTATCCTTGACACAGCCAGCTGAGACACCAAGCCCCAGACATCTATCCTTGACACAGCCAGCTGAGACACCAAGCTCCAGACCTCCATCCTTGACAGAGTCTCTGAATGAAGCACTGTGTGATGAGATGTATCTCGGTGATGATCATGTTTTTAACTCTGTTGACTCAGTTGTCCAAAAG GTCTTTCTTGCTGTGACCGCTGAGCTGAACTGTGACCTGCTCTCTAAAGAGCAGAGAGCATATATAACCACGGTCTGCCCTCATGTCAAAAGCATGGAGGGTAGAGACGGAATTAAGAAGGTGTGTGGCAacttcaaagatattgaaaaGATATATCAGTTCTTGAGTGCCCAGCTTATGGAAAGTGAGCAGAAGGGGAAGTACGCCCCACAGAGATACACACCTTCCGATGTGGAGAGGGAGCCACCCGATCCGAGCAGTTTTGAAGTTTCTGTACTTTTGCTTGAATATTTCAAGCATATTTATCCGGGTAGAATAGAGGCCATAGAGAAAAAATTTGGTGTAAACATTGTAATCCAAGAGAGTGCTCCCAGTATGGTCTCTATAGGCTTCACCTCCAGCCAATCAGGAAACTTAGAAGAAGCAAGTCGGGCTTTTGTCAGAGGCTTTCAGAAATGCACGCAGTCTTTGAAGCAAGATTGTATCTCTTTAGAGGAGCACCAGAGAGCAAAGGAGGTCAGACAGGAGCTGAGTCGCTGCTTCCCAAAGCTCTTGATAAAGGCACAGGGAAGAAAGCTAACTCTCCTCGGCTCTTCGGCTGACGTTTCAGCCGCCACACAAAAGGTCTCCCAAACTCTTGTCCTGACACCTGTGAAAGTAACCACATCTGGGTACATGTCGGGAATCGAAGTTGATTCGACTCGCTTTAAGCTTCTAGAACCGGAACTGCTTCAGGAAATCTCAGAGATCGAATGGAAGTTTAACATGTGTGTCACAGTCCTGGAAAAAGGGCAGAAAACCTCCATTCTCTTTGTCCCCAAGGATAAAGAGTTAGACTTGTCTGTGCAGTCATACACAAGTTTTACTGATGCCTTCCAGCATGCCATGTGCCAACTGAGGACAGAAGTTATGTCGCTGAAACAGTTGGGCAAGGAGAGAGCTTGCTTACACAAGACCAAGTTTGCCGACGACTTAAGAAAAAAGCACCCACACGTGCACTTTGTGATATCTCAGGAGTCAGTGACCTTGACTGGTTTGCCGAATCACCTTGCGCAGGCAATGCAGTCTGTCTCCAAAAGAACAGGACTCTCTCTGTCGTCTGGAGAGAAATTGGCTATGGATCATGAAACACCCATGGAGATCAACAGGGATGACTCGAATGTAGCTTTACCTCCTCCTGGAGGCTCTGCAAGCAGCCCTGCAGCCTCAAAGGGGAACAAGGACGAGGACAACTGTGTCATCTGCATGGATACCATCAGCGACAAGTACGTGCTCGATAAGTGCAAGCATGAATTCTGCGCCTCTTGTATCAGCAAAGCCATGTCAATCAAGCCTGTCTGCCCTGTGTGTCTGACTTCCTACGGTGTCCAGAAAGGGAACCAGCCAGAGGGAACCATGACTCACGCCATTCAAAAAGAGTCACTTCCGGGTTATGAAGGCTGTGGTACTATCGTGATTCATTACATTATGAGCGCTGGCACCCAAACA AATAAGcacccaagcccaggaaaggcttATCCTGGAACACATCGAATTGCATACTTGCCTGATAACACCGAGGGAAGAAAGGTTTTGGATCTGCTCCGAGAAGCCTTTAAACACAAGCTGACTTTCACAATAGGATATTCTCGAGCATTAGGAGTCTCAGATGTCATTACATGGAATGATATTCATCACAAAACACAAAAGTTTGGAGGACCAGAAAA tTTTGGCTACCCTGATCCTGATTACCTGAAACGTGTCAAGGAGGAGCTGAAAGCAAAAGGGATTGAGTAA